One Mus musculus strain C57BL/6J chromosome X, GRCm38.p6 C57BL/6J DNA window includes the following coding sequences:
- the Rnf138rt1 gene encoding E3 ubiquitin-protein ligase RNF138-like, which produces MAEEESASTTSYTEDDFYCPICQEVFKTPVRVAACKHVFCRKCFLSAMKESRLHCPLCRGNVTRRERACPVRAVDLETIMRHFPGNCRCCSQRVELYRMRQHYKTCEKYQDEFGVSTSVSSFQQSPNSVGNSNNEAPASANAEVLQEEEENASPPDEPTFDCPLCEEVTMSRQRLLDHCNSSHRGRVVSVTCPICLSLPWGDPPQLTRNFVSHLNQRHQFDYGDFVNLQLDEETQFQIAIEESFHVNI; this is translated from the coding sequence ATGGCCGAGGAAGAATCTGCCTCCACCACGTCTTATACTGAAGATGATTTCTACTGTCCGATATGCCAAGAAGTCTTCAAAACGCCAGTTCGGGTCGCGGCCTGTAAGCATGTTTTCTGCAGAAAATGTTTCCTGAGTGCAATGAAGGAGAGCCGGCTCCACTGCCCCCTGTGCCGTGGAAATGTGACTAGAAGAGAAAGAGCTTGTCCAGTGAGGGCTGTAGACCTCGAAACCATCATGAGACATTTTCCTGGTAATTGCCGATGCTGTTCCCAGCGCGTTGAACTCTATCGTATGAGGCAGCACTACAAAACTTGCGAAAAGTACCAGGATGAATTTGGAGTTTCTACATCTGTTTCAAGCTTCCAACAGTCTCCAAACTCCGTGGGCAACAGTAACAACGAGGCACCGGCCTCAGCGAATGCTGAGGTTTtacaagaagaggaagagaacgcAAGCCCACCTGATGAGCCCACCTTCGATTGTCCTCTGTGTGAAGAAGTAACCATGAGCAGGCAACGTTTGCTGGATCATTGCAACAGCAGCCACCGAGGTCGTGTCGTTTCAGTCACTTGCCCAATTTGCCTATCTCTTCCATGGGGCGACCCGCCTCAACTCACCAGAAATTTTGTTAGTCACCTTAATCAGAGGCATCAGTTTGATTACGGAGATTTCGTGAATCTTCAGCTGGATGAGGAAACCCAATTTCAGATCGCCATTGAAGAGTCCTTCCACGTCAACATCTAG